A single window of Nasonia vitripennis strain AsymCx chromosome 4, Nvit_psr_1.1, whole genome shotgun sequence DNA harbors:
- the LOC100116721 gene encoding kinesin-like protein KIF21A isoform X4, with the protein MADDSSVRVAVRIRPQVAREVIDMCRICTQVPPGEPQVFLGPDKAFTYDYVFDTNSEQSSIYDTCVARLVDGALDGYNATVLAYGQTGSGKTYTMGTGFDVEIDEEVVGIIPRAIKHLFDGIAEKQARARERAQMPPEFKVTAQFLELYNEDLKDLLEPGGPRGGARIHEDTAGNIHLAGVESRVVTSPQEALEYLRLGALSRTTGSTQMNTQSSRSHAIFTLYVKQQRCIKVEDPDADVDTSSAMETASEFETLTAKFHFVDLAGSERLKRTGATGDRAKEGISINCGLLALGNVISALGDKTKKALHVPYRDSKLTRLLQDSLGGNSQTCMIACVSPSDRDFMETLSTLKYANRARNIKNKVTINQDKSSRTIASLRREIQQLQMELLEYRQGKRVVGEDGMNDAWHENQMLNSELQSLRTRVKALSETVDALTAKNSLLLAEKAAGQWMSSGAAASGGDVTGLVQGYLQEIEELRARLLEAEALYQQLKKRQMHQSFGIDSHLDDSLQMSAASNPYGDMSHVIHNDSSSILLDAKKELQREKALLASLKNQQAQNSNMSSRDGDDGDMDDTENGQESMSEDESDDDSDRKEEDEEEEAMGRELENLTSNIDVKQRLIQELEQSQRRLQTMKQHYEDKLAQLQLRIRDTQDERDKVLSSLQNQPSAPTEKVKKLRDEYEKKLSAMQKEVKILQSAKKEHARLLKSQTQNENRLRGLRNELAEMKRAKVKLLNKMREEAQRHKENELKRNREIAQLRKESRKNANMIRTLEADKRMKEVVLRRKQEEVTALRKRDRGLSQKVAGRTAPAKVLNPKALKSRWQTFERTITKQALAKQAAAETEKEMERLLQEREELGRELERLKKHKLVVASTKEDTTDLDEEIDNVTSKINYLQDSISECQRAMVVMGDGDGEVDEDPGVEALLSTIRTVDEAQYLMQRMLAFTIEQSYIAAQKQVEARDMATRLNQVAQESDVQHQLLEHVLRDRDLLSLTNSNNTNNTNTVAYSPPSSRSSSPDNSESLTQSIGGDDKPRSIKVRRRTTQPQELLYGISTSTENQKNEDQNQNQHQNHNHPLTRVPSAPGSLKEQVAHMDISSPPGSPTTYRRFNSREENVFSRLTASRQTLHVEHQPTKGVISNYQGKTVPRAILHCTHVAEGHSKAVLSICATNDLLFSGSKDRTVKVWDLGTGIESTTLSGHPNNVVVVKYSSVHRLLFSVSAAYVKVWDLRAGNSCIKTLFSSGQAQSGPLNLSTPSRTLQMPVGETTINDLALGLDDRELYTASSDKVRIWDLRKLAYVGKLSTPHAAAVMCLSVSDDGRVITGSKDHLISLVEPNMSGQSLSLSPPHYDGVQCLATYGNTLFSGSRDMCIKRWDLSRMELVQSLNNAHKDWILGLCLINSGSVMISGCRGGILRAWTVPNFGDHAGECSLLGEVRAHTSAINATVTNQQHIFTASNDGTVRLWNYNKRDNRTFQRSNSLKC; encoded by the exons ATGGCCGACGATTCCAGCGTGCGCGTCGCAGTGCG GATCCGACCGCAAGTGGCGCGCGAGGTGATCGACATGTGCCGCATCTGCACGCAGGTGCCTCCGGGCGAGCCCCAGGTCTTCCTGGGCCCGGACAAGGCCTTCACCTACGACTACGTCTTCGACACGAACTCGGAGCAGAGCTCGATCTACGATACGTGCGTCGCGAGGCTGGTCGACGGCGCCCTCGACGGCTACAACGCGACTGTTTTGGCCTACGGTCAGACCGGCTCCGGCAAGACCTACACTATGGGCACTGGATTCGACGTTGAGATCGACGAAGAGGTCGTCGGCATCATACCCAGGGCTATCAAGCATCTGTTCGACGGCATCGCCGAGAAACAGGCCAGGGCTAGGGAACGAGCCCAGATGCCTCCGGAGTTTAAG GTGACCGCCCAGTTCCTGGAACTCTACAACGAAGACCTAAAAGACTTGTTGGAGCCTGGTGGGCCGAGAGGCGGTGCCCGAATCCACGAGGACACGGCGGGCAACATCCACTTGGCCGGCGTCGAGTCTCGCGTCGTCACCAGTCCCCAGGAGGCTCTCGAGTACCTTCGCCTTGGCGCGTTATCGCGTACCACTGGCTCCACCCAGATGAACACCCAGTCGTCGCGGTCGCACGCCATCTTTACGCTCTACGTCAAGCAGCAGCGATGCATCAAAGTCGAGGATCCCGACGCCGACGTGGATACGTCCAGCGCCATGGAGACCGCCAGCGAGTTTGAGACGCTCACGGCCAAGTTTCATTTCGTCGATCTCGCCGGGTCCGAGAGGCTCAAGAGGACTGGCGCCACTGGGGACAGGGCCAAGGAGGGCATCTCCATCAACTGCGGTCTG CTGGCACTGGGTAACGTTATCTCGGCGCTGGGCGACAAGACGAAGAAGGCCTTGCACGTGCCCTACCGAGACTCGAAGCTTACGAGGCTGCTGCAGGACTCGCTCGGTGGCAACAGCCAGACATGCATGATCGCTTGCGTCTCGCCGAGCGATCGCGATTTCATGGAGACCCTCAGCACGCTCAAGTATGCCAACAGGGCGAGGAACATCAAAAACAAGGTCACCATCAATCAGGACAAGAGCTCGAGGACCATTGCCTCGCTGCGCAGAGAGATACAGCAGTTGCAGATGGAACTGCTCGAGTATCGACAGG gCAAACGCGTGGTCGGCGAGGACGGCATGAACGACGCCTGGCACGAGAACCAGATGCTGAACAGCGAGCTGCAGAGTCTGCGAACTAGAGTCAAGGCTCTCTCGGAAACGGTCGATGCCCTAACAGCGAAGAACTCGTTGCTACTGGCCGAGAAGGCCGCTGGCCAGTGGATGTCCTCGGGAGCGGCTGCCTCTGGGGGAGACGTCACCGGACTGGTGCAGGGCTACCTCCAGGAGATCGAGGAGCTCAGGGCGCGACTGCTCGAAGCCGAGGCGCTTTATCAGCAGCTTAAAAAGCGCCAGATGCAT CAATCGTTTGGAATAGACAGTCATCTAGACGATAGTCTGCAG ATGAGCGCTGCGAGCAATCCTTACGGCGACATGTCGCACGTCATTCACAATGACTCTTCTTCTATACTGCTGGATGCCAAAAAAGAGTTGCAGAGGGAAAAAGCTCTCCTAGCCAGCCTTAAAAATCAACAAGCGCAAAATTCAAATATGAGCAGCAGAGATGGGGACGACGGCGACATGGACGACACAGAAAACGGACAGGAGTCCATGAGCGAAGACGAGTCGGACGATGATTCCGACCGCAAAG AAgaagacgaggaggaggaagccATGGGTCGCGAGCTCGAAAATCTCACGTCCAACATCGACGTCAAGCAGCGACTGATCCAGGAACTCGAGCAATCCCAGAGGCGACTGCAGACCATGAAGCAGCACTACGAGGACAAACTCGCCCAACTCCAACTTCGCATTCGGGACACGCAGGACGAGAGAGACAAGGTTCTGTCCTCCCTCCAGAACCAACCCTCTGCGCCTACAGAGAAGGTGAAGAAACTGCGCGACGAGTACGAAAAGAAGCTCTCGGCCATGCAAAAGGAAGTCAAGATACTGCAGTCCGCTAAGAAAGAACACGCGAGGCTCCTCAAGAGTCAGACGCAGAACGAGAATCGGCTGCGAGGCCTGCGCAACGAGCTGGCCGAGATGAAGCGCGCCAAAGTTAAGCTTCTGAACAAGATGCGCGAGGAGGCGCAGCGCCACAAGGAGAACGAGCTCAAACGTAACCGAGAGATCGCTCAACTACGTAAAGAGAGCCGGAAAAACGCCAACATGATCAGGACTCTCGAGGCAGACAAGCGCATGAAGGAGGTAGTCCTCAGGAGAAAGCAGGAAGAAGTCACTGCGCTGAGAAAGAGGGACCGGGGACTTAGTCAAAAGGTCGCGGGTAGAACGGCACCGGCCAAGGTTCTTAATCCGAAGGCTCTGAAGAGCCGCTGGCAAACGTTCGAGAGGACCATTACGAAGCAGGCACTGGCAAAGCAGGCTGCAGCCGAGACGGAGAAGGAGATGGAGAGGCTGCTGCAGGAGCGAGAGGAACTCGGCAGGGAACTCGAGAGACTGAAGAAGCACAAGCTCGTCGTCGCGTCAACCAAGGAGGATACGACGGATCTTGACGAGGAGATCGACAACGTCACAAGCAAAATTAATTACTTACAA GACAGTATATCGGAGTGCCAAAGAGCGATGGTAGTAATGGGCGACGGGGACGGCGAGGTCGACGAAGACCCCGGCGTCGAAGCCCTCCTCAGCACGATAAGGACGGTCGACGAGGCGCAATATCTGATGCAACGAATGCTGGCCTTCACCATCGAGCAGAGCTACATTGCCGCGCAGAAGCAAGTCGAGGCGCGCGACATGGCGACGAGACTGAATCAAGTCGCGCAGGAGAGCGACGTCCAGCATCAGCTGCTTGAGCACGTGCTGCGCGATCGCGACCTGCTCTCGCTCACCAACAGCAACAACACTAACAACACCAATACCGTGGCCTACAGTCCGCCGAGTTCTCGCAGTTCGTCACCTGACAA CAGCGAAAGTCTCACGCAGAGCATAGGAGGAGACGACAAGCCCCGAAGTATCAAGGTTCGTCGACGAACCACTCAACCTCAGGAACTGTTGTACGGGATCTCGACAAGTACGGAGAATCAAAAGAACGAGgatcaaaatcaaaaccaGCATCAAAATCACAATCACCCGCTTACGAGGGTTCCCAGCGCACCAGGGAGTTTAAA GGAGCAGGTAGCCCACATGGACATATCGTCGCCGCCGGGCTCACCGACTACCTACAGAAGGTTCAACAGTAGAGAAGAGAACGTCTTCTCGAGGTTGACCGCGAGCAGGCAGACGCTTCACGTCGAGCATCAACCGACCAAAGGAGTCATTTCCAATTACCAAGGAAAA ACGGTTCCCAGGGCGATATTGCACTGCACTCACGTAGCCGAAGGTCACAGTAAAGCCGTCCTGTCGATTTGCGCAACCAATGATTTACTCTTCAGTGGCTCCAAAG ATCGAACTGTGAAGGTTTGGGACTTGGGAACGGGCATCGAGAGCACGACCCTGAGCGGTCACCCGAACAACGTGGTCGTGGTCAAGTACTCGTCGGTGCACCGGTTGCTCTTCAGCGTTTCCGCCGCCTACGTCAAGGTCTGGGATCTGCGAGCAGGTAACAGCTGCATAAAGACGCTGTTTTCATCGGGCCAGGCTCAAAGCGGCCCGTTAAATCTTTCGACGCCTTCGCGGACGCTTCAGATGCCCGTCGGTGAGACGACGATCAATGACTTAGCTTTGGGTCTGGACGACCGCGAGCTCTACACGGCCTCGAGCGACAAGGTGCGCATCTGGGACCTGAGAAAGCTGGCCTACGTGGGCAAACTCAGCACGCCTCACGCGGCCGCCGTCATGTGCCTCAGCGTCTCGGACGATGGTAGGGTCATCACCGGGAGCAAGGATCATCTTATCTCACTCGTCGAGCCGAACATGTCCGGACAGTCGCTGAGCTTGTCGCCGCCTCACTACGACGGTGTGCAGTGCTTGGCTACTTATGGCAACACACTGTTTTCTG GTTCGAGAGATATGTGCATCAAACGCTGGGACTTGAGCAGGATGGAACTGGTCCAGTCTCTGAACAACGCCCACAAAGATTGGATCCTTGGATTGTGCCTTATTAATAGCGGGTCTGTAATGATATCGGGTTGTCGTGGTGGCATCCTCAGGGCGTGGACCGTTCCGAATTTCGGCGACCACGCGGGCGAGTGCTCGCTTCTCGGCGAGGTGCGCGCCCACACCTCGGCCATCAACGCGACTGTCACCAATCAGCAGCACATCTTCACCGCGAGCAA TGATGGAACAGTGAGGCTGTGGAACTACAACAAGAGAGACAACAGGACTTTCCAAAGGAGCAACTCGCTAAAATGCTAG